A genomic stretch from Acidobacteriota bacterium includes:
- a CDS encoding M20/M25/M40 family metallo-hydrolase yields the protein MPASIISIADRFRSLSVAELLDDKRVLAAFEFIDTSAQRFTSELIRICEIPAPPFKEQERGRYFAARFNELGLDDVHTDTEGNVIGLYRGERDQPLIVLSAHLDTVFPEGTDVKVRHVGSRLCAPGIADNCAGLAALIALIQAMNAGQIKLRGTIAFVATVGEEGEGDLRGVRHLFNEGKLAKRVSAFVSFDGPGTDFITHQALGSRRYRIRLEGPGGHSWGDFGVVNPVHALGRAVARLADYHAPVDPRTTYNIGHIEGGESVNVIPQSASMDVDLRSASGGELTRLEEFLLAAVNRAVIEENVMRAASGKKLKAEVQLIGNRPSGETPRESYLVRTAMEASRVLGITPILNRASTDSNIPINLGIPAITIGAGGRSNDSHRLSEWFDPTARELGYKRALLLALGMTSVV from the coding sequence ATGCCCGCTTCGATTATTTCCATCGCCGACCGGTTTCGTTCGCTGTCCGTTGCGGAGTTGCTCGATGACAAACGGGTGTTGGCCGCGTTTGAATTCATTGACACGTCCGCCCAGCGATTCACTTCTGAACTGATTCGCATCTGCGAAATTCCCGCGCCGCCGTTCAAGGAGCAGGAGCGAGGGCGGTATTTCGCCGCCCGGTTCAACGAGCTTGGACTGGATGACGTTCACACCGACACGGAAGGCAACGTGATCGGGCTGTATCGCGGCGAACGCGACCAACCGTTGATTGTTTTGTCGGCGCACCTGGACACGGTTTTCCCGGAAGGAACCGATGTCAAAGTTCGCCACGTTGGATCGCGGCTCTGCGCGCCGGGCATCGCGGATAACTGCGCCGGATTGGCCGCATTGATTGCCTTGATTCAGGCGATGAACGCAGGGCAGATCAAATTACGCGGCACGATTGCGTTTGTGGCGACGGTCGGTGAAGAAGGCGAAGGCGATTTGCGCGGAGTCCGCCACCTATTCAACGAAGGCAAACTGGCCAAACGGGTGTCGGCATTTGTTTCCTTCGACGGCCCGGGCACGGATTTCATTACGCATCAGGCGCTGGGGTCGCGTCGCTACCGCATTCGACTGGAAGGCCCAGGCGGTCACAGTTGGGGAGATTTCGGCGTCGTCAATCCGGTTCATGCGCTTGGTCGAGCCGTTGCAAGACTAGCCGATTACCACGCGCCGGTTGATCCTCGCACGACGTACAACATCGGTCACATCGAAGGCGGCGAATCCGTCAACGTCATTCCGCAATCGGCTTCGATGGATGTGGATTTGCGCTCGGCCTCCGGTGGCGAGTTGACACGATTGGAAGAGTTCCTGCTGGCCGCCGTCAATCGCGCAGTCATTGAAGAAAATGTGATGCGTGCCGCTTCAGGCAAAAAACTCAAGGCGGAAGTGCAATTGATCGGCAACCGGCCTTCGGGCGAAACACCGCGCGAATCCTATCTGGTGCGAACGGCAATGGAAGCTTCGCGCGTGCTGGGCATCACGCCAATCCTCAACCGAGCCTCGACCGATTCCAACATTCCGATCAATCTGGGAATTCCCGCCATCACCATTGGCGCAGGCGGCAGGTCGAATGATTCCCATCGTCTGAGCGAGTGGTTCGACCCGACAGCACGCGAACTTGGTTATAAACGAGCTTTACTGTTGGCATTGGGAATGACGAGTGTCGTTTAA
- a CDS encoding YndJ family protein, with translation MKTSSFDPLRLSRIGAPVGGIVWLVLLLPLAAWLNLPVESSGETWLIERLLMLAVLCFVPLAASQVAMPDEKSFHFLTLRYALLLQPVGAALVIGSFWLRTGRSAAILTLAWMLTTLLIALFGLWRLWRRWSVTGSILPLEELCIDAGLAYVVVGSGWLFLSRLGLNPMNFSDTIVLLTAVHFHYAGFAAPILTGLAGRKLKIGIARKIYLAAATGIIAGPPLVAAGITLSRTVEVISAVILATSLFLLAMLTMFVIVPTLKPLPRLLLILSSMSVIVTMIFACLYAFGRFAGMETVSIPLMAQVHGISNAFGFVLCGLLAWQMIQSQSTKR, from the coding sequence ATGAAAACCTCGTCTTTTGATCCTCTTCGTCTGAGTCGAATCGGCGCCCCGGTCGGCGGAATTGTCTGGCTTGTCTTGCTTCTGCCGCTGGCAGCCTGGCTGAATTTGCCGGTCGAAAGCAGTGGCGAAACGTGGTTGATCGAACGATTGCTGATGCTGGCTGTACTGTGTTTTGTGCCGCTGGCCGCCTCACAGGTGGCAATGCCTGACGAAAAGAGTTTCCACTTCCTCACGCTGCGCTATGCTCTCTTGCTTCAGCCTGTCGGTGCGGCATTGGTCATTGGCTCTTTTTGGCTGCGAACTGGCCGTTCTGCGGCAATTCTCACCTTGGCCTGGATGCTCACTACGCTCTTAATCGCTCTGTTCGGATTGTGGCGATTGTGGCGGCGTTGGTCTGTGACGGGCAGCATTTTGCCTTTGGAAGAACTCTGCATTGACGCGGGCCTGGCTTACGTCGTGGTTGGCAGCGGCTGGCTGTTTCTTTCCCGCCTGGGACTCAACCCGATGAATTTTTCGGATACGATCGTTCTGCTGACAGCAGTGCATTTTCATTACGCCGGATTTGCCGCGCCGATTTTGACCGGGTTGGCGGGGCGAAAACTCAAAATTGGAATCGCCAGAAAAATTTACCTGGCCGCAGCAACGGGAATCATCGCTGGCCCCCCATTGGTTGCCGCCGGAATCACCCTGTCGCGCACTGTCGAAGTCATTTCCGCCGTCATCCTGGCGACGAGCCTTTTCCTTCTGGCGATGCTGACGATGTTTGTCATCGTTCCAACGCTGAAGCCGCTGCCCAGATTGCTACTGATTTTGTCGTCAATGTCCGTGATCGTAACGATGATCTTCGCCTGCCTGTACGCTTTTGGCAGGTTTGCCGGGATGGAAACGGTCAGCATTCCGTTGATGGCGCAGGTTCACGGCATCAGCAACGCGTTCGGGTTTGTATTGTGCGGGCTGCTGGCTTGGCAAATGATTCAGAGCCAATCCACCAAACGCTGA
- a CDS encoding thymidine kinase: MFSGKSEELIRRLRRAQIARLKVQSFKPAIDSRYSEEHIVSHSEMKIASHLVTSTREILESVADDTEVVGIDEGQFFDSELVSVANQLAVQGKRVIIAGLDMDYLGRPFEPMPLLLAIAEDITKTRAICMQCGSPATYTQRLIASRERVVVGAADAYEARCRACFDPNLGQANTE; the protein is encoded by the coding sequence ATGTTCAGCGGTAAAAGCGAAGAACTGATTCGCCGATTGCGCCGGGCGCAAATCGCCCGATTGAAAGTGCAAAGTTTCAAACCTGCGATTGATTCGCGATATTCGGAGGAGCACATCGTTTCTCATTCCGAGATGAAAATTGCTTCTCATCTGGTGACTTCCACACGCGAGATTCTGGAGTCCGTTGCCGACGATACAGAAGTCGTCGGTATTGACGAAGGCCAGTTTTTTGATAGTGAACTCGTCAGCGTTGCCAATCAATTGGCCGTTCAAGGCAAACGGGTCATCATTGCCGGATTGGACATGGATTATCTTGGCCGCCCATTCGAGCCGATGCCGTTGCTGCTGGCAATCGCCGAAGACATTACCAAGACGAGGGCGATCTGCATGCAATGCGGCAGCCCGGCGACGTACACGCAGCGGTTGATCGCCAGCCGGGAACGCGTGGTTGTCGGAGCCGCGGATGCTTATGAAGCGCGCTGTCGCGCATGTTTCGACCCAAATCTTGGACAGGCGAATACGGAATGA
- the glpX gene encoding class II fructose-bisphosphatase codes for MEHDLLFDFLRVVEAAAIEAARTMGQGEREYSDQVAVERMREVMDTIPMDGTIVIGEGERDEAPMLYIGERVGMGAKPGYEGKYRSVDIAVDPLEGTNLCATGADNAIAVLAAAEKGGLIHAPDIYMQKLVVGPSVKGAVDIDASVNDNLHAIASRLKRKVEDLTIVVMDRPRHRKLVREIREAGARIRLISDGDLSAGISAAVAGSGVHALMGIGGGPEGVITAAAMKCLNGEIQARFMMPEQLEEEERSRIAPDIADRMAKMGIKDPSRVFDTNELAPGKRIIFAAAGVTDGTLLRGVRFFGTGKRTQALVMTTETMHVRFVDTVHVEGGPDSFVRFDRI; via the coding sequence TTGGAACACGATCTTCTTTTTGACTTTCTTCGCGTAGTTGAAGCTGCGGCCATTGAAGCCGCACGTACGATGGGACAGGGGGAACGCGAGTACTCCGACCAGGTCGCCGTCGAAAGAATGCGTGAAGTGATGGACACCATTCCGATGGATGGAACCATTGTCATCGGCGAAGGGGAACGCGACGAAGCGCCGATGTTGTACATTGGCGAGCGCGTCGGAATGGGGGCGAAGCCGGGGTATGAAGGGAAATACCGCTCAGTGGACATCGCGGTTGACCCTCTGGAAGGAACCAATTTGTGCGCAACCGGCGCCGATAACGCAATTGCCGTTTTGGCCGCGGCCGAAAAAGGCGGATTGATCCACGCGCCGGATATTTACATGCAAAAACTGGTAGTTGGCCCTTCGGTCAAAGGCGCGGTGGATATTGACGCATCGGTCAATGACAATCTGCACGCGATTGCTTCGCGATTGAAACGCAAAGTCGAAGACCTGACCATTGTCGTGATGGACAGGCCTCGCCATCGAAAATTGGTTCGGGAAATTCGCGAAGCGGGCGCTCGCATACGGCTGATTTCCGATGGCGATCTTTCGGCGGGAATTTCCGCCGCGGTCGCCGGTTCCGGCGTTCACGCGCTAATGGGAATCGGCGGCGGGCCGGAAGGCGTCATCACCGCCGCAGCCATGAAATGCCTGAACGGGGAAATCCAGGCGCGATTTATGATGCCCGAACAACTTGAAGAAGAAGAACGATCCAGAATTGCTCCGGACATCGCGGATCGTATGGCGAAGATGGGAATCAAGGATCCCTCACGCGTATTCGACACGAACGAGCTCGCTCCAGGGAAACGCATTATTTTTGCGGCTGCCGGAGTTACGGATGGCACTTTGCTGCGCGGCGTACGGTTCTTCGGCACGGGAAAACGAACGCAAGCCTTGGTGATGACGACCGAAACCATGCATGTCCGTTTCGTGGACACAGTCCACGTCGAAGGCGGACCGGATTCATTTGTTCGCTTTGATCGAATTTAA
- a CDS encoding serine hydrolase has translation MRFCRLASIPVLLCPVLLCPVLLCLMLLSVFGQSTKPVQNIERLRARLQELVTAFPGTMGVAVRDIASGQQISVNGDKLFPMASAYKIPILVEVFHQVEAGKFSLEDRVELSADDRTLGSGVLTLMTPGLKPTIHDLVTLMIILSDNQATDMLLAKVGAENVTARMRKLGLNNIRVDRTTFELIRDYLALIDEAAAGKTKQQLMNRPQLNTSSPERVAKADAEFGKIMKDVASPDDMARLLDLIVKGKAANEKSCEQMMTILNRQQFNHRLPRYLPESVSFAHKTGTIGSTTNDAGVMFVRGNPIALVVFTMDKRTGRGEVEEQMGRLARVVYDFFDTVK, from the coding sequence ATGCGATTTTGCCGCCTTGCTAGCATTCCGGTTTTGCTTTGTCCGGTTTTGCTTTGTCCGGTTTTGCTTTGTTTGATGTTGCTTTCGGTTTTTGGCCAGTCCACCAAACCGGTCCAGAACATCGAGCGGTTGCGTGCACGCTTGCAGGAATTGGTCACTGCGTTTCCGGGAACGATGGGAGTTGCCGTTCGCGACATCGCTTCGGGGCAGCAAATTTCGGTCAACGGCGACAAACTTTTTCCAATGGCCAGCGCCTACAAAATTCCAATTCTAGTGGAGGTTTTTCATCAGGTCGAAGCCGGAAAGTTTTCACTGGAAGATCGCGTTGAGCTGAGTGCCGATGACCGCACGCTGGGCAGCGGCGTGCTGACACTGATGACGCCGGGCTTGAAACCGACGATTCACGACCTGGTGACACTGATGATCATCCTCAGTGACAATCAGGCGACAGACATGCTGCTGGCAAAAGTCGGCGCTGAAAATGTGACGGCAAGGATGCGAAAACTCGGGTTGAACAACATCCGTGTGGATCGCACAACCTTTGAATTGATTCGGGATTATCTGGCGTTGATTGATGAAGCGGCGGCGGGCAAAACCAAGCAGCAATTGATGAACCGTCCACAACTCAACACCTCTTCGCCCGAACGTGTGGCCAAGGCCGATGCCGAGTTCGGCAAGATCATGAAAGACGTCGCTTCGCCGGATGATATGGCGCGTTTGCTGGATTTGATCGTCAAAGGAAAAGCCGCCAATGAAAAATCCTGCGAACAGATGATGACGATTCTCAATCGGCAGCAATTCAATCATCGGTTGCCGCGATATTTGCCGGAAAGCGTCAGCTTTGCACATAAGACGGGAACGATTGGCTCGACGACCAACGACGCTGGCGTGATGTTTGTGCGCGGCAATCCCATTGCGCTGGTGGTTTTCACCATGGACAAACGAACCGGGCGCGGCGAAGTCGAAGAGCAAATGGGACGACTGGCGCGCGTTGTGTACGACTTTTTCGACACAGTCAAATGA
- a CDS encoding DUF2085 domain-containing protein: MNPFVKPNNRKAPWMYALLLLITLVWLAVIFLPPWLMASGHRFFAFGLYRGLSGICHQIPERSFHLWGFPLAVCSRCTGIYFGFLFGLMLYPFFRRLRDQTTPSRVWLAIAALPMLIDVGGNFVGLFNNTFFSRTATGLLAGGVAAFFVLPTWVAIVHPRFSEPLEHSFKEHISA; the protein is encoded by the coding sequence ATGAATCCATTCGTAAAACCGAACAACCGAAAAGCGCCGTGGATGTATGCGCTGCTGCTGTTGATCACGCTGGTCTGGCTGGCGGTAATTTTTTTGCCGCCCTGGTTGATGGCCTCCGGGCATCGGTTTTTCGCATTCGGCCTGTACCGCGGTTTGTCCGGGATTTGCCATCAAATTCCGGAGCGGTCATTTCATTTGTGGGGATTTCCCTTGGCGGTTTGCTCGCGCTGCACAGGAATTTATTTCGGCTTTTTATTTGGATTGATGCTTTACCCGTTTTTTCGCCGCTTGCGTGATCAGACGACTCCCTCGCGCGTCTGGCTGGCAATTGCAGCCTTGCCGATGCTGATTGATGTCGGCGGCAACTTTGTTGGTTTGTTCAACAACACGTTTTTTTCGCGGACGGCGACAGGGTTACTCGCCGGTGGGGTGGCGGCATTTTTTGTGCTGCCGACGTGGGTGGCGATTGTCCATCCGCGATTTTCAGAGCCATTGGAACATTCTTTCAAGGAGCATATTTCAGCATGA
- a CDS encoding cytochrome c oxidase subunit 3: MNQTLTTDWGGGVSPYGIGHKKLGMWLFILSDSLTFGALLVSYGYVRMASEAWARPFAFSPSIIFSTVMTFCLLTSSLTMVMAVAASARGDRATMVKWILATMVAGLAFIVLHLIEWNHLIVEGLRPFSVPAEWGEKASPMFGATFFAITGLHMLHVFSGVIYLGVTAARKRATHEDVEISGLYWHFVDLVWMFVFPLIYLLSIK; the protein is encoded by the coding sequence ATGAACCAAACATTGACAACCGACTGGGGCGGCGGCGTTTCGCCGTATGGCATTGGCCACAAAAAACTTGGGATGTGGCTGTTCATTCTGTCCGATTCGCTGACCTTCGGCGCGCTGCTGGTGAGTTACGGGTATGTGCGCATGGCCAGCGAAGCCTGGGCAAGGCCTTTTGCCTTTTCGCCGAGCATCATCTTTTCGACGGTGATGACGTTTTGTTTGCTGACCAGCAGTTTGACGATGGTCATGGCTGTTGCGGCTTCCGCGCGCGGCGACCGGGCGACAATGGTCAAATGGATTTTGGCAACGATGGTCGCCGGGTTGGCGTTCATCGTGCTGCATTTGATCGAATGGAATCATTTGATCGTCGAAGGATTGCGGCCATTCAGCGTTCCGGCTGAGTGGGGAGAGAAGGCTTCGCCGATGTTCGGCGCGACGTTTTTCGCCATCACGGGCTTGCATATGCTGCACGTGTTTTCCGGCGTGATTTATCTGGGCGTGACGGCTGCGCGCAAACGCGCCACCCACGAAGACGTGGAAATCAGCGGCCTGTATTGGCACTTTGTGGATCTGGTCTGGATGTTCGTCTTTCCGCTGATTTATTTGCTGTCCATCAAATAA
- a CDS encoding heme-copper oxidase subunit III encodes MPATLTPTRRDEPAFGDGGRGFDDLPGYGGGDNNRPPEPERQPPPEGYRIGVWLVLASVTMLFSALISAYVVNRAHSMPIEMPEVLWLSTIVILTSSVTMEISRRALKRRLENQFRLWISVTTALGAAFLVLQLIAWSELKAAGFYVNKNLHSGYSYLFTGLHGVHLIGGLAALAFVTWRNQAKWTTVRRRVAVDATASYWHFLDGLWVFLFLILFFWK; translated from the coding sequence ATGCCAGCGACTTTGACTCCAACCAGACGTGATGAACCAGCTTTTGGCGATGGCGGCAGAGGCTTTGATGACCTGCCCGGATATGGCGGCGGCGATAACAATCGCCCGCCAGAACCCGAACGCCAACCTCCGCCGGAAGGATATCGCATCGGCGTCTGGCTGGTGTTGGCCAGCGTCACAATGCTGTTTTCCGCTTTGATCAGTGCGTATGTCGTCAACCGGGCGCACAGCATGCCGATCGAGATGCCCGAAGTTCTATGGCTGAGCACAATCGTGATTTTGACCAGCAGCGTGACGATGGAAATTTCTCGGCGAGCGTTGAAGCGCCGCCTTGAAAACCAATTCCGGCTGTGGATCAGCGTCACAACGGCGCTGGGCGCGGCATTTCTGGTCTTGCAGTTGATCGCCTGGAGCGAATTGAAAGCGGCCGGGTTTTACGTCAACAAAAATCTTCACAGCGGATATTCGTACCTGTTCACGGGATTGCACGGTGTGCATTTGATTGGCGGACTGGCGGCGCTGGCATTTGTCACCTGGCGAAATCAGGCGAAATGGACAACTGTGCGGCGGCGCGTTGCAGTGGATGCAACCGCCTCGTATTGGCACTTTCTGGATGGGTTGTGGGTATTTTTATTTTTGATTCTGTTCTTCTGGAAATGA
- a CDS encoding cbb3-type cytochrome c oxidase subunit I, with the protein MAEQTQTSHAAPKSFIRKYIFSTDHKVIGIQYFFLALIAALTGMVMSLLIRLRLAWPANRWPMLEAIFPEGFKDGLMQPEFYLAMVTMHGTIMVFMVLTTAPQSGFGNYFLPIQIGARDMAFPVLNMLSFWITFLSFVVLIAALFVVGGAPLGGWTFYPTLSAIPSTGPGQALGADLWIVSIALFCVASLLTALNFITTVLNMRTSGMTLMRMPLSCWGWFTTAVIALLAFPVLLAAGILLLLDRNAGTGFFIPSGLSVSGNLVPNGGGSTLLWQHLFWFFGHPEVYIAILPGMGATSHILATFARKPVFGHKAMVVAMFAIGLLGFFVWGHHMFISGMNPSVAIAFSVLTLVIGVPSAIKTFNWLGTLWGGRIRFTTPMLFAIGFVSLFVAGGVTGLVLGQTALDVVFHDTYFVTGHFHLIMGVAAIFGIFAATYYWFPKMFARMMNEGLGKLHFWLTFVGVYAIFVPFHVLGIAGHPRRYADSTGYEFLRALDPLHVFITIAAFATAAAQLIFLANFFWSLFKGKRATDNPWEATTLEWSTATPVPHENFGEQLPVVHRMPYEYSVPGAERDFLMQND; encoded by the coding sequence ATGGCTGAACAAACCCAAACATCGCACGCCGCACCGAAAAGCTTCATTCGCAAATACATTTTCAGCACCGATCACAAGGTCATTGGTATTCAGTATTTCTTTCTGGCGCTGATCGCCGCGCTGACCGGCATGGTTATGTCCTTGCTGATTCGGTTGCGGCTGGCCTGGCCTGCGAACCGCTGGCCGATGCTGGAAGCGATTTTCCCCGAAGGGTTCAAGGACGGATTGATGCAGCCGGAATTCTATCTGGCGATGGTGACGATGCACGGAACGATCATGGTGTTTATGGTGCTGACCACGGCGCCGCAATCCGGGTTTGGCAATTACTTTTTGCCGATTCAGATCGGAGCGCGCGATATGGCGTTCCCGGTGCTGAACATGCTCTCGTTCTGGATCACATTTTTGAGCTTCGTCGTGTTGATCGCTGCGCTGTTTGTCGTCGGCGGAGCGCCGCTCGGCGGTTGGACGTTTTACCCGACGCTCAGCGCGATTCCTTCGACGGGGCCTGGACAGGCTCTGGGCGCGGATTTGTGGATCGTCAGCATCGCGCTGTTTTGCGTGGCTTCGCTGTTGACGGCGCTGAATTTCATCACGACCGTTTTGAACATGCGAACCAGCGGGATGACATTAATGCGAATGCCGCTGAGTTGCTGGGGATGGTTTACGACGGCGGTGATTGCGCTGCTGGCGTTTCCGGTGTTGCTGGCGGCGGGGATTTTGCTGCTGTTGGATCGCAATGCCGGAACAGGGTTTTTCATTCCTTCGGGGTTGTCCGTGTCCGGCAATCTGGTTCCGAACGGAGGCGGTTCGACGTTGTTGTGGCAACACCTGTTTTGGTTTTTTGGTCATCCGGAAGTGTACATTGCCATCTTGCCGGGAATGGGCGCGACTTCGCACATTCTGGCGACCTTCGCGCGCAAGCCGGTGTTTGGCCACAAAGCAATGGTCGTTGCAATGTTCGCCATCGGGTTGCTGGGATTTTTCGTCTGGGGACACCACATGTTCATCAGCGGAATGAATCCTTCGGTTGCGATTGCGTTTTCGGTGCTGACGCTGGTCATCGGCGTTCCGTCAGCGATCAAAACCTTCAACTGGTTGGGAACGTTGTGGGGCGGACGCATACGGTTCACGACGCCGATGCTGTTCGCCATCGGCTTCGTTTCGCTGTTCGTTGCGGGCGGCGTGACGGGATTGGTGCTGGGGCAAACGGCGCTGGATGTGGTTTTTCACGACACGTACTTCGTGACCGGGCATTTCCATTTGATTATGGGCGTGGCGGCGATTTTCGGAATCTTTGCGGCAACCTATTACTGGTTCCCGAAGATGTTTGCGCGGATGATGAACGAAGGTTTGGGTAAGTTGCACTTCTGGCTGACCTTTGTTGGCGTGTACGCGATTTTCGTCCCCTTCCACGTTCTGGGCATTGCTGGACATCCGCGCCGCTATGCCGATTCGACTGGCTATGAATTCTTGCGCGCCTTAGATCCGCTGCATGTATTTATCACCATCGCGGCGTTTGCGACCGCTGCGGCGCAACTGATTTTTCTGGCCAACTTTTTCTGGAGCCTGTTCAAAGGCAAACGCGCCACAGACAACCCTTGGGAAGCGACGACATTGGAATGGTCAACCGCGACGCCCGTGCCGCATGAAAATTTTGGCGAACAACTGCCGGTCGTTCATCGAATGCCATACGAATATTCCGTGCCGGGAGCGGAGCGGGATTTTCTGATGCAGAATGATTGA
- a CDS encoding cytochrome c oxidase subunit II, giving the protein MGRLLAILIWLITAGTVAFFAWSKTKPGWWFPEAISTHAGAMDSQFNVTWAVVAVAFFGAQAALGYAVWRFRAKGAERASYTEGNTRMEILLVAITGFVFIVLATTGQRVWANLHLNQAPPDAVQVEVTAQQFNWYFRHPGADGRFGSTSPKLYNDADNAAGARPGPLGIDPKDPAGKDDIFGQTLVIPVNRPINLTLRAKDVTHDFFVPALRLKQDVVPGLKINLHFTATREGRYEIACAELCGQLHHQMRAYMRVVSQAEFEKWLRENAPTM; this is encoded by the coding sequence ATGGGACGTTTACTTGCAATCCTCATCTGGCTGATTACCGCTGGCACGGTCGCGTTTTTTGCCTGGTCAAAAACGAAGCCCGGTTGGTGGTTTCCTGAAGCCATTTCAACGCACGCCGGAGCTATGGACAGCCAGTTCAACGTGACTTGGGCGGTCGTTGCCGTGGCGTTTTTCGGCGCACAAGCCGCGCTGGGGTATGCCGTCTGGCGGTTTCGCGCAAAGGGCGCCGAACGTGCCAGTTACACCGAAGGCAACACGCGAATGGAAATCCTTCTGGTGGCCATCACTGGATTCGTATTCATCGTACTGGCAACCACAGGCCAGCGCGTTTGGGCAAACCTGCACTTGAATCAGGCTCCGCCGGATGCCGTTCAGGTGGAAGTCACAGCCCAACAATTTAACTGGTACTTTCGACATCCCGGAGCAGATGGCAGGTTTGGTTCAACCAGCCCTAAGCTATACAACGATGCCGACAACGCGGCTGGCGCGCGACCTGGACCGCTGGGGATTGATCCGAAAGACCCCGCCGGCAAAGACGACATTTTCGGTCAGACGCTGGTCATCCCCGTCAATCGGCCGATCAATTTGACGCTTCGCGCAAAAGATGTGACGCACGATTTTTTCGTTCCGGCGTTGCGCTTGAAACAGGATGTCGTGCCCGGGTTGAAGATCAATCTGCACTTCACGGCGACCAGGGAGGGCCGCTACGAAATCGCATGCGCCGAATTGTGCGGCCAGCTTCATCATCAAATGCGCGCTTATATGCGAGTCGTTTCGCAAGCTGAGTTTGAAAAATGGCTGCGCGAAAACGCTCCGACAATGTAG
- a CDS encoding DUF2012 domain-containing protein yields the protein MNSRRIIATFLLSLAVLGSVACGGKKEETAATGATGPTWKPTGNEGNITGTIAFTGTAPAPRKLDTSNDAACGEAMTTDVLVADGKLQNVFVFVKSGLPEVNFEVPTAEVELDQKGCQYTPRILGIQVGQPLKVVNSDQTNHNIHPVPKINREWNESQLKGQAPIIKKFTKQETLIPVKCNMHSWMLAHIGVLSHPFFAVSAADGSFTIKGLPPGEYELEAWHEKYGAKTLKVKVAEKSDVKADFSFDAATAYHAGSLQVQPALALP from the coding sequence ATGAATTCAAGGCGAATCATCGCCACGTTCTTATTGTCATTGGCCGTACTGGGCAGCGTCGCTTGTGGAGGCAAAAAGGAAGAAACCGCCGCTACGGGTGCCACCGGCCCCACCTGGAAACCGACAGGCAATGAAGGCAATATCACCGGAACAATCGCCTTCACTGGCACGGCTCCTGCGCCACGTAAGCTGGACACATCGAACGATGCCGCTTGCGGCGAAGCGATGACCACTGATGTGCTGGTGGCCGACGGGAAATTGCAGAATGTCTTTGTGTTTGTGAAAAGCGGACTGCCCGAAGTCAATTTTGAAGTGCCAACCGCCGAAGTGGAGTTGGATCAAAAAGGGTGCCAGTACACACCGCGCATTTTGGGCATTCAGGTCGGTCAACCATTGAAAGTCGTAAACTCCGACCAAACCAATCACAACATCCACCCTGTGCCGAAGATCAACCGCGAATGGAATGAGTCGCAGTTGAAAGGACAGGCTCCGATCATCAAAAAGTTCACGAAGCAGGAAACGTTGATTCCCGTGAAGTGCAATATGCATTCGTGGATGCTGGCGCACATCGGCGTCCTGTCGCATCCGTTCTTTGCCGTCAGCGCAGCGGATGGTTCTTTTACCATCAAAGGCTTGCCGCCCGGCGAATATGAACTCGAAGCCTGGCACGAAAAATATGGCGCGAAGACCCTGAAGGTCAAAGTCGCTGAAAAGTCTGACGTCAAAGCGGATTTTTCGTTTGACGCGGCAACCGCTTACCACGCCGGATCACTACAGGTTCAACCGGCGCTCGCGCTTCCGTAA